Part of the Sphingomonas morindae genome, GCGACCTCGGCGTCGGTCGGGTTGAGGATATACTCGCCGTCCTGATAGCCGATGCGCGCGGCGCCGATCGGGCCCATGAAGGGCACGCCCGAAAGCGTGAGCGCGGCCGAGGCGGCGATCATCGCCAGCAGATCCGGCTCATTCTCGCCATCATAGCTCAGCACCTGAGCGATGACGTTGATCTCGTTGTAAAAGCCCTCCGGGAACAGGGGGCGGATGGGGCGGTCGATCAGGCGGGAGACGAGCGTCTCCTTCTCGGTCGCGCCGCGCTCGCGCTTGAAGAAGCCGCCGGGGATGCGCCCGCTGGCGAAATACTTCTCCTGGTAGTGGACGGTGAGGGGGAAGAAATCCTGCCCCTCCTTCACCGACTTGGCGGCCGTGACCGCGCACAGCACCACCGTCTCGCCGAGCGTCGCGAGCACCGCGCCATCGGCCTGGCGGGCAACGCGGCCCGTCTCGAGGGTCAGCTTGGCGCCGCCCCACTCGATCTCCACCTTCTTCGTATCAAACATTCCGGTTCCTTCACTCCGGCCGCCCTATGCGGCCGGGGCCTCATCTGCCGGCTGTCCGGCCGGCGCGGTGCGGGACTATGTGTCGCGTCCCCGGGCGGCGGGCCGAATTGCCCGGCGCCCCTTGCCTCGGCCGCCCGCTATTGCAGGCGGCGCCTAGAAAAAGGGGCGCCGAAGGGCGCCCCTGGTGATTATTTGCGCAGACCCAGCTTGCTGATCAGGTCGGCGTAGCGCTGCACGTCCGTCTTCTTGAGATAGTCGAGCAGCGAGCGGCGCTTGTTCACCAGCATGAGCAGGCCGCGGCGGCTGTGATTGTCCTTGGCGTGGCTCTTGAAATGCTCGGTCAGATTGGCGATCCGCTCGGTGAGGATCGCGACCTGGACCTCGGGCGAGCCGGTGTCGCCATTGGTGCGCGCATTGTCTTCAATCAGCGCCTGCTTGCGCTCCGCGGTGATCGACATCGTATTCCTTTCATATCAGAGGTTGAAGCCGCGGACCACCTGCAAACCCATCCCGTCCGACTGGACGAGCGCGACCGGAACGGCGTTGTCGGTCGCCAGATAGGGCCCGGGTGGAACCGCTTGCCCGATCACCCGACGCCCCTGGCGGAGCGCCCCTGCCTGATCGGGGCTGACGGGTAGAGCCGGGATGTCGTCCAGCCCCGCCGCCAAGGACAGGAGTGCCTGTTCAAGCGCGCGCCCCTGCCCGAGATCGCCCAGCATGTCCAGTGAAATCGCGCCCTCGAGCGTGAACGGGCCGGCCTTGGTCCGCCGCAACAGCGTGACATGGCCGACCGTGCCGAGCGCCTGCGCGATGTCGCGCGCGAGGCTGCGGATATAGGTGCCCTTGGAGACATGCGCGTGCAGCGTCACCGATTCCAGCGCGGGCATCGCGGCGAGCGCCGCCTCGTCCGCCACCGTCAGCGCGTGGATGGTGACGGCGCGCGGCGCCAGCGTCACCGTCTCGCCGGCGCGGGCGAGATCATAGGCGCGCCGGCCCTCGAGCTTGAGCGCGGAATAGGCGGGGGGCACCTGCGCGATCGGGCCGGTGAAGCGTGGCAGCACCGCCAGCAGCGCCGCGCCGCTCGGCCGCACCGGGCTTTCCGCCACCACCGCGCCCTCGGCGTCGAGCGTGCTCGTCTCGGTGCCGAAGGCGAGGGTGAAGGCATAGGCCTTGTCCGCATCGAGCATCCGGCCGGACAATTTGGTCGCCTCGCCCAGCGCGATCGGCAGCACGCCCGAGGCGAGCGGAT contains:
- the truB gene encoding tRNA pseudouridine(55) synthase TruB, which translates into the protein MHGWLILDKPIGPGSTDMVSATKRALRAGGYAKVKVGHGGTLDPLASGVLPIALGEATKLSGRMLDADKAYAFTLAFGTETSTLDAEGAVVAESPVRPSGAALLAVLPRFTGPIAQVPPAYSALKLEGRRAYDLARAGETVTLAPRAVTIHALTVADEAALAAMPALESVTLHAHVSKGTYIRSLARDIAQALGTVGHVTLLRRTKAGPFTLEGAISLDMLGDLGQGRALEQALLSLAAGLDDIPALPVSPDQAGALRQGRRVIGQAVPPGPYLATDNAVPVALVQSDGMGLQVVRGFNL
- the rpsO gene encoding 30S ribosomal protein S15 → MSITAERKQALIEDNARTNGDTGSPEVQVAILTERIANLTEHFKSHAKDNHSRRGLLMLVNKRRSLLDYLKKTDVQRYADLISKLGLRK